Proteins encoded within one genomic window of Papio anubis isolate 15944 chromosome X, Panubis1.0, whole genome shotgun sequence:
- the AKAP4 gene encoding A-kinase anchor protein 4 isoform X1 — translation MMAYSDTTTMSDDIDWLRSHRGVCKVDLYNPAGQQDQDRKVICFVDVSTLNVEDKDYKDAAGSSSEGNLNLGNLEEKEIIVIKDTEKKDQSKVHLASEIPPLLFSELNDESADSGSDMTEGSVCLFKQAPSDPVSVLNWLLSDLQKYALGFQHALSPSTSTCKHKVGDTEGEYHTASSENCYSVYADQVNIDYLMNRPQNLRLEIAAAKNTNNNQSPSAPPAKPPSTQRVVISPDGECSIDDLSFYVNRLSSLVIQMAHKEIKEKLEGKSKCLHHSIYPSPGNKERISPRTAVSKIASEMAHEAVELTAAEMRGTEEESREGGQKSFLYSELSNKSKSGDKQMSQRESKEFADSISKGLMVYANQVASDMMVSVMKTLKVHSSGKPIPACVVLKRVLLRHTKEIVSDLIDSCMKNLHNITGVLMTDSDFVSAVKRNLFNQWKQNAADIMEAMLKRLVSALIGEEKETKSQSLSYASLKAGSHDPKCRNQSLEFSTMKAEMKGRDKGKMKSDPCKTLTSAEKVGEHILKEGLTIWNQKQGNPCKVATKACSNKDEKGEKINASTDSLAKDLIVSALKLIQYHLTQQTKGKDTCEEDCPGSTMGYMAQSTQYEKCGGGQSAKALSVKHLESHRAPGPSTCQKENQPLDSQKMDMSNIVLMLIQKLLNENPFKCEDPCEGENKHSEPRGSKATYMSKRSDKGEEQCQDHQELDFISGMKQVNWQFIDKLVESVMKLCLIMAKYSNDGAALAELEEQAASADKPNFRGTRCIHSGAMPQNYQDSLGHEVIVNNQCSTNSLQKQLQAVLQWIAASQFNVPMLYFMGDKDGQLEKLPQVSAKAAEKGYSVGGLLQEVMKFAKERQLDEAVGKVARKQLLDWLLANL, via the exons ATGATGGCCTACTCTGATACTACAACG atGTCTGATGATATTGACTGGTTACGCAGCCACAGGGGTGTGTGCAAGGTAGATCTCTACAACCCAGCAGGACAACAAGATCAGGACCGGAAAGTG ATATGTTTTGTCGATGTGTCCACCCTGAATGTAGAAGATAAAGATTACAAG GATGCTGCTGGTTCCAGCTCAGAAGGCAACTTAAACCTGGgaaatctggaagaaaaagagattatcGTGATCAAGGATACTGAGAAGAAAGACCAGTCTAAGGTACACTTAGCCTCTGAGATTCCACCACTTCTATTCTCAGAGCTCAATGATGAGTCTGCAGACTCTGGATCAGACATG acggaggGATCTGTGTGCCTTTTCAAACAAGCTCCCTCTGATCCTGTAAGTGTCCTCAACTGGCTTCTCAGTGATCTCCAGAAGTATGCCTTGGGTTTCCAACATGCATTGAGCCCCTCAACCTCTACCTGTAAACATAAAGTAGGAGACACAGAGGGCGAATATCACACAGCATCCTCTGAGAACTGCTACAGTGTCTATGCTGATCAAGTGAACATAGATTATTTGATGAACAGACCTCAAAACCTACGCCTAGAAATAGCAGCAGCTAAAAACACCAACAATAATCAAAGTCCTTCAGCTCCTCCAGCCAAACCTCCTAGCACTCAGAGAGTAGTCATTTCCCCTGATGGAGAATGTTCTATAGATGACCTTTCCTTCTATGTCAACCGACTATCTTCTCTGGTAATCCAGATGGCCCATAAGGAAATCAAGGAGAAGTTGGAAGGTAAAAGCAAATGCCTTCATCATTCAATCTATCCATCccctgggaacaaagagagaatCAGTCCCCGAACTGCTGTGAGCAAGATTGCTTCTGAAATGGCCCATGAAGCTGTGGAACTGACCGCTGCAGAAATGCGTGGCACTGAGGAGGAGTCCAGGGAAGGTGGCCAGAAAAGCTTTCTATATAGTGAATTatccaacaagagcaaaagtggAGACAAACAAATGTCccagagagagagcaaagaatTTGCAGATTCCATCAGCAAGGGGCTCATGGTTTATGCAAATCAGGTGGCATCTGACATGATGGTCTCTGTCATGAAGACCTTGAAAGTGCACAGCTCTGGGAAGCCAATTCCAGCGTGTGTGGTCCTGAAGAGGGTGTTGCTAAGGCACACCAAGGAGATTGTGTCCGATTTGATTGATTCCTGCATGAAGAACCTGCATAATATTACTGGGGTCCTGATGACTGACTCAGACTTTGTCTCAGCTGTCAAGAGAAATCTGTTCAACCAATGGAAACAAAATGCTGCAGACATCATGGAGGCCATGCTGAAGCGCTTGGTCAGTGCACTTATTGGTGAGGAGAAGGAGACTAAGTCTCAGAGTCTGTCATATGCATCTTTAAAAGCTGGGTCCCATGATCCCAAATGCAGGAACCAGAGTCTTGAATTCTCCACCATGAAAGCTGAAATGAAAGGGAGGGACAAAGGCAAAATGAAATCAGACCCATGCAAGACGCTGACTAGTGCTGAGAAAGTCGGTGAACACATTCTCAAGGAGGGCCTGACCATCTGGAACCAAAAGCAAGGAAACCCATGCAAGGTGGCTACCAAAGCATGCAGCAATAAagatgagaaaggagaaaagatcaATGCTTCCACAGATTCACTGGCCAAGGACCTGATTGTCTCTGCCCTTAAGCTGATCCagtaccatctgacccagcagaCTAAGGGCAAAGATACATGTGAAGAAGACTGTCCTGGTTCCACCATGGGCTATATGGCTCAGAGTACTCAATATGAAAAGTGTGGAGGTGGCCAAAGTGCCAAAGCACTTTCAGTGAAACACCTAGAATCTCACAGAGCCCCTGGACCATCCACCTGTCAAAAGGAGAACCAACCCCTGGACTCCCAGAAAATGGATATGTCAAACATCGTTCTAATGCTGATTCAGAAACTGCTTAATGAGAACCCCTTCAAATGTGAGGATCCATGCGAAGGTGAGAACAAGCATTCTGAGCCCAGGGGAAGCAAAGCAACTTACATGTCCAAGAGATCTGACAAAGGGGAAGAACAATGCCAGGACCATCAAGAACTTGACTTTATCAGTGGGATGAAGCAAGTGAACTGGCAATTTATAGATAAACTGGTAGAATCTGTGATGAAGCTCTGCCTTATCATGGCTAAGTATAGCAACGATGGGGCAGCCCTTGCTGAGTTGGAAGAACAAGCAGCCTCGGCAGATAAGCCCAATTTCAGGGGCACCAGATGCATTCACAGCGGTGCAATGCCACAGAACTATCAAGACTCTCTTGGACATGAAGTAATTGTCAATAATCAGTGCTCTACAAATAGCTTGCAGAAGCAGCTCCAGGCTGTCCTGCAGTGGATTGCAGCCTCCCAGTTTAACGTGCCCATGCTGTACTTCATGGGAGATAAGGATGGACAACTGGAAAAA CTTCCTCAGGTTTCAGCTAAAGCAGCAGAGAAGGGGTACAGTGTAGGAGGTCTTCTTCAAGAGGTCATGAAGTTTGCCAAGGAACGGCAACTGGATGAAGCCGTGGGAAAGGTGGCCAGGAAACAGTTGCTGGACTGGCTGCTCGCTAACCTGTGA
- the AKAP4 gene encoding A-kinase anchor protein 4 isoform X2 yields the protein MMAYSDTTTMSDDIDWLRSHRGVCKVDLYNPAGQQDQDRKVICFVDVSTLNVEDKDYKDAAGSSSEGNLNLGNLEEKEIIVIKDTEKKDQSKTEGSVCLFKQAPSDPVSVLNWLLSDLQKYALGFQHALSPSTSTCKHKVGDTEGEYHTASSENCYSVYADQVNIDYLMNRPQNLRLEIAAAKNTNNNQSPSAPPAKPPSTQRVVISPDGECSIDDLSFYVNRLSSLVIQMAHKEIKEKLEGKSKCLHHSIYPSPGNKERISPRTAVSKIASEMAHEAVELTAAEMRGTEEESREGGQKSFLYSELSNKSKSGDKQMSQRESKEFADSISKGLMVYANQVASDMMVSVMKTLKVHSSGKPIPACVVLKRVLLRHTKEIVSDLIDSCMKNLHNITGVLMTDSDFVSAVKRNLFNQWKQNAADIMEAMLKRLVSALIGEEKETKSQSLSYASLKAGSHDPKCRNQSLEFSTMKAEMKGRDKGKMKSDPCKTLTSAEKVGEHILKEGLTIWNQKQGNPCKVATKACSNKDEKGEKINASTDSLAKDLIVSALKLIQYHLTQQTKGKDTCEEDCPGSTMGYMAQSTQYEKCGGGQSAKALSVKHLESHRAPGPSTCQKENQPLDSQKMDMSNIVLMLIQKLLNENPFKCEDPCEGENKHSEPRGSKATYMSKRSDKGEEQCQDHQELDFISGMKQVNWQFIDKLVESVMKLCLIMAKYSNDGAALAELEEQAASADKPNFRGTRCIHSGAMPQNYQDSLGHEVIVNNQCSTNSLQKQLQAVLQWIAASQFNVPMLYFMGDKDGQLEKLPQVSAKAAEKGYSVGGLLQEVMKFAKERQLDEAVGKVARKQLLDWLLANL from the exons ATGATGGCCTACTCTGATACTACAACG atGTCTGATGATATTGACTGGTTACGCAGCCACAGGGGTGTGTGCAAGGTAGATCTCTACAACCCAGCAGGACAACAAGATCAGGACCGGAAAGTG ATATGTTTTGTCGATGTGTCCACCCTGAATGTAGAAGATAAAGATTACAAG GATGCTGCTGGTTCCAGCTCAGAAGGCAACTTAAACCTGGgaaatctggaagaaaaagagattatcGTGATCAAGGATACTGAGAAGAAAGACCAGTCTAAG acggaggGATCTGTGTGCCTTTTCAAACAAGCTCCCTCTGATCCTGTAAGTGTCCTCAACTGGCTTCTCAGTGATCTCCAGAAGTATGCCTTGGGTTTCCAACATGCATTGAGCCCCTCAACCTCTACCTGTAAACATAAAGTAGGAGACACAGAGGGCGAATATCACACAGCATCCTCTGAGAACTGCTACAGTGTCTATGCTGATCAAGTGAACATAGATTATTTGATGAACAGACCTCAAAACCTACGCCTAGAAATAGCAGCAGCTAAAAACACCAACAATAATCAAAGTCCTTCAGCTCCTCCAGCCAAACCTCCTAGCACTCAGAGAGTAGTCATTTCCCCTGATGGAGAATGTTCTATAGATGACCTTTCCTTCTATGTCAACCGACTATCTTCTCTGGTAATCCAGATGGCCCATAAGGAAATCAAGGAGAAGTTGGAAGGTAAAAGCAAATGCCTTCATCATTCAATCTATCCATCccctgggaacaaagagagaatCAGTCCCCGAACTGCTGTGAGCAAGATTGCTTCTGAAATGGCCCATGAAGCTGTGGAACTGACCGCTGCAGAAATGCGTGGCACTGAGGAGGAGTCCAGGGAAGGTGGCCAGAAAAGCTTTCTATATAGTGAATTatccaacaagagcaaaagtggAGACAAACAAATGTCccagagagagagcaaagaatTTGCAGATTCCATCAGCAAGGGGCTCATGGTTTATGCAAATCAGGTGGCATCTGACATGATGGTCTCTGTCATGAAGACCTTGAAAGTGCACAGCTCTGGGAAGCCAATTCCAGCGTGTGTGGTCCTGAAGAGGGTGTTGCTAAGGCACACCAAGGAGATTGTGTCCGATTTGATTGATTCCTGCATGAAGAACCTGCATAATATTACTGGGGTCCTGATGACTGACTCAGACTTTGTCTCAGCTGTCAAGAGAAATCTGTTCAACCAATGGAAACAAAATGCTGCAGACATCATGGAGGCCATGCTGAAGCGCTTGGTCAGTGCACTTATTGGTGAGGAGAAGGAGACTAAGTCTCAGAGTCTGTCATATGCATCTTTAAAAGCTGGGTCCCATGATCCCAAATGCAGGAACCAGAGTCTTGAATTCTCCACCATGAAAGCTGAAATGAAAGGGAGGGACAAAGGCAAAATGAAATCAGACCCATGCAAGACGCTGACTAGTGCTGAGAAAGTCGGTGAACACATTCTCAAGGAGGGCCTGACCATCTGGAACCAAAAGCAAGGAAACCCATGCAAGGTGGCTACCAAAGCATGCAGCAATAAagatgagaaaggagaaaagatcaATGCTTCCACAGATTCACTGGCCAAGGACCTGATTGTCTCTGCCCTTAAGCTGATCCagtaccatctgacccagcagaCTAAGGGCAAAGATACATGTGAAGAAGACTGTCCTGGTTCCACCATGGGCTATATGGCTCAGAGTACTCAATATGAAAAGTGTGGAGGTGGCCAAAGTGCCAAAGCACTTTCAGTGAAACACCTAGAATCTCACAGAGCCCCTGGACCATCCACCTGTCAAAAGGAGAACCAACCCCTGGACTCCCAGAAAATGGATATGTCAAACATCGTTCTAATGCTGATTCAGAAACTGCTTAATGAGAACCCCTTCAAATGTGAGGATCCATGCGAAGGTGAGAACAAGCATTCTGAGCCCAGGGGAAGCAAAGCAACTTACATGTCCAAGAGATCTGACAAAGGGGAAGAACAATGCCAGGACCATCAAGAACTTGACTTTATCAGTGGGATGAAGCAAGTGAACTGGCAATTTATAGATAAACTGGTAGAATCTGTGATGAAGCTCTGCCTTATCATGGCTAAGTATAGCAACGATGGGGCAGCCCTTGCTGAGTTGGAAGAACAAGCAGCCTCGGCAGATAAGCCCAATTTCAGGGGCACCAGATGCATTCACAGCGGTGCAATGCCACAGAACTATCAAGACTCTCTTGGACATGAAGTAATTGTCAATAATCAGTGCTCTACAAATAGCTTGCAGAAGCAGCTCCAGGCTGTCCTGCAGTGGATTGCAGCCTCCCAGTTTAACGTGCCCATGCTGTACTTCATGGGAGATAAGGATGGACAACTGGAAAAA CTTCCTCAGGTTTCAGCTAAAGCAGCAGAGAAGGGGTACAGTGTAGGAGGTCTTCTTCAAGAGGTCATGAAGTTTGCCAAGGAACGGCAACTGGATGAAGCCGTGGGAAAGGTGGCCAGGAAACAGTTGCTGGACTGGCTGCTCGCTAACCTGTGA
- the AKAP4 gene encoding A-kinase anchor protein 4 isoform X3, producing MSDDIDWLRSHRGVCKVDLYNPAGQQDQDRKVICFVDVSTLNVEDKDYKDAAGSSSEGNLNLGNLEEKEIIVIKDTEKKDQSKTEGSVCLFKQAPSDPVSVLNWLLSDLQKYALGFQHALSPSTSTCKHKVGDTEGEYHTASSENCYSVYADQVNIDYLMNRPQNLRLEIAAAKNTNNNQSPSAPPAKPPSTQRVVISPDGECSIDDLSFYVNRLSSLVIQMAHKEIKEKLEGKSKCLHHSIYPSPGNKERISPRTAVSKIASEMAHEAVELTAAEMRGTEEESREGGQKSFLYSELSNKSKSGDKQMSQRESKEFADSISKGLMVYANQVASDMMVSVMKTLKVHSSGKPIPACVVLKRVLLRHTKEIVSDLIDSCMKNLHNITGVLMTDSDFVSAVKRNLFNQWKQNAADIMEAMLKRLVSALIGEEKETKSQSLSYASLKAGSHDPKCRNQSLEFSTMKAEMKGRDKGKMKSDPCKTLTSAEKVGEHILKEGLTIWNQKQGNPCKVATKACSNKDEKGEKINASTDSLAKDLIVSALKLIQYHLTQQTKGKDTCEEDCPGSTMGYMAQSTQYEKCGGGQSAKALSVKHLESHRAPGPSTCQKENQPLDSQKMDMSNIVLMLIQKLLNENPFKCEDPCEGENKHSEPRGSKATYMSKRSDKGEEQCQDHQELDFISGMKQVNWQFIDKLVESVMKLCLIMAKYSNDGAALAELEEQAASADKPNFRGTRCIHSGAMPQNYQDSLGHEVIVNNQCSTNSLQKQLQAVLQWIAASQFNVPMLYFMGDKDGQLEKLPQVSAKAAEKGYSVGGLLQEVMKFAKERQLDEAVGKVARKQLLDWLLANL from the exons atGTCTGATGATATTGACTGGTTACGCAGCCACAGGGGTGTGTGCAAGGTAGATCTCTACAACCCAGCAGGACAACAAGATCAGGACCGGAAAGTG ATATGTTTTGTCGATGTGTCCACCCTGAATGTAGAAGATAAAGATTACAAG GATGCTGCTGGTTCCAGCTCAGAAGGCAACTTAAACCTGGgaaatctggaagaaaaagagattatcGTGATCAAGGATACTGAGAAGAAAGACCAGTCTAAG acggaggGATCTGTGTGCCTTTTCAAACAAGCTCCCTCTGATCCTGTAAGTGTCCTCAACTGGCTTCTCAGTGATCTCCAGAAGTATGCCTTGGGTTTCCAACATGCATTGAGCCCCTCAACCTCTACCTGTAAACATAAAGTAGGAGACACAGAGGGCGAATATCACACAGCATCCTCTGAGAACTGCTACAGTGTCTATGCTGATCAAGTGAACATAGATTATTTGATGAACAGACCTCAAAACCTACGCCTAGAAATAGCAGCAGCTAAAAACACCAACAATAATCAAAGTCCTTCAGCTCCTCCAGCCAAACCTCCTAGCACTCAGAGAGTAGTCATTTCCCCTGATGGAGAATGTTCTATAGATGACCTTTCCTTCTATGTCAACCGACTATCTTCTCTGGTAATCCAGATGGCCCATAAGGAAATCAAGGAGAAGTTGGAAGGTAAAAGCAAATGCCTTCATCATTCAATCTATCCATCccctgggaacaaagagagaatCAGTCCCCGAACTGCTGTGAGCAAGATTGCTTCTGAAATGGCCCATGAAGCTGTGGAACTGACCGCTGCAGAAATGCGTGGCACTGAGGAGGAGTCCAGGGAAGGTGGCCAGAAAAGCTTTCTATATAGTGAATTatccaacaagagcaaaagtggAGACAAACAAATGTCccagagagagagcaaagaatTTGCAGATTCCATCAGCAAGGGGCTCATGGTTTATGCAAATCAGGTGGCATCTGACATGATGGTCTCTGTCATGAAGACCTTGAAAGTGCACAGCTCTGGGAAGCCAATTCCAGCGTGTGTGGTCCTGAAGAGGGTGTTGCTAAGGCACACCAAGGAGATTGTGTCCGATTTGATTGATTCCTGCATGAAGAACCTGCATAATATTACTGGGGTCCTGATGACTGACTCAGACTTTGTCTCAGCTGTCAAGAGAAATCTGTTCAACCAATGGAAACAAAATGCTGCAGACATCATGGAGGCCATGCTGAAGCGCTTGGTCAGTGCACTTATTGGTGAGGAGAAGGAGACTAAGTCTCAGAGTCTGTCATATGCATCTTTAAAAGCTGGGTCCCATGATCCCAAATGCAGGAACCAGAGTCTTGAATTCTCCACCATGAAAGCTGAAATGAAAGGGAGGGACAAAGGCAAAATGAAATCAGACCCATGCAAGACGCTGACTAGTGCTGAGAAAGTCGGTGAACACATTCTCAAGGAGGGCCTGACCATCTGGAACCAAAAGCAAGGAAACCCATGCAAGGTGGCTACCAAAGCATGCAGCAATAAagatgagaaaggagaaaagatcaATGCTTCCACAGATTCACTGGCCAAGGACCTGATTGTCTCTGCCCTTAAGCTGATCCagtaccatctgacccagcagaCTAAGGGCAAAGATACATGTGAAGAAGACTGTCCTGGTTCCACCATGGGCTATATGGCTCAGAGTACTCAATATGAAAAGTGTGGAGGTGGCCAAAGTGCCAAAGCACTTTCAGTGAAACACCTAGAATCTCACAGAGCCCCTGGACCATCCACCTGTCAAAAGGAGAACCAACCCCTGGACTCCCAGAAAATGGATATGTCAAACATCGTTCTAATGCTGATTCAGAAACTGCTTAATGAGAACCCCTTCAAATGTGAGGATCCATGCGAAGGTGAGAACAAGCATTCTGAGCCCAGGGGAAGCAAAGCAACTTACATGTCCAAGAGATCTGACAAAGGGGAAGAACAATGCCAGGACCATCAAGAACTTGACTTTATCAGTGGGATGAAGCAAGTGAACTGGCAATTTATAGATAAACTGGTAGAATCTGTGATGAAGCTCTGCCTTATCATGGCTAAGTATAGCAACGATGGGGCAGCCCTTGCTGAGTTGGAAGAACAAGCAGCCTCGGCAGATAAGCCCAATTTCAGGGGCACCAGATGCATTCACAGCGGTGCAATGCCACAGAACTATCAAGACTCTCTTGGACATGAAGTAATTGTCAATAATCAGTGCTCTACAAATAGCTTGCAGAAGCAGCTCCAGGCTGTCCTGCAGTGGATTGCAGCCTCCCAGTTTAACGTGCCCATGCTGTACTTCATGGGAGATAAGGATGGACAACTGGAAAAA CTTCCTCAGGTTTCAGCTAAAGCAGCAGAGAAGGGGTACAGTGTAGGAGGTCTTCTTCAAGAGGTCATGAAGTTTGCCAAGGAACGGCAACTGGATGAAGCCGTGGGAAAGGTGGCCAGGAAACAGTTGCTGGACTGGCTGCTCGCTAACCTGTGA